The DNA segment ttgcagtgagctgagatggtgccactgcactccagcctgggtgacaagagtgaaactctgtttttaaaataaaaaatttaaaaaaaaaagagcggcAGCAGACTGATTTGGGCGAACACTGgttaaattttcttgttttttaacgAGAGGAAAGAGCTGCTTATCCAGTGAACACTAGACCAGTTGACTCCACCTGTGCCTCACTTTCTCCCACGTGGCCAGGGGAGAGTGGAGGGTAAGGCAGTGGCCGAGGACATTGCCACTCATTGTTAAAATGAGTGGATCTTAGATATTTTATCTCCTTGGGCCTGGGGGCCATCATGGTCAGGTATCTGGTTATCTCCAGCTTTTTGGGGCTTTGGCGTTTCCAAAGTCCAGTTAAAGATAAACAtgatgccgggcgtggtggcttacgcctataatcccagcactttgggaggccgaggtgggcggatcacctgaggtcaggagttcaacaccaacctggccaacatggtgaaacctcatctctactaaaaataaaaaaattagccggggatggtggtgggcacctgtaatcccagctgcttgggaggctgaggcaggagaatcacttgaacctggaaggcggagtttgcagtgagccaagatcatgccactgtactccagcctgggcaacagagcgagatatTTTCTCGAAAGAAAAAGGTAAACATGATGCAATGGTAAATAATCATGGGCTCATTAGAACAAACTACTCCTGTTCTCCCACAGACCTGGAGCTGGGCAAGTAGACACAGGTGGTGCTGAGCTTGCTGATGTGGTCAGGAGACCTTGATTATTTCATGGGGAGTGTAGGCGGGAAGGAGGTTAAAGGTTGTGAGTAATTAGGGTTTTATTATCTCTTGGGTTATGAGACCAGGCCCTTTGAGAACTTATCGAGTGCTCTGCCAGTCTCCAAAGTGGCTAATCTGACTTATGATGAAATACTAAACACCTATTTTGTGTTCCTGTTAAGTCTGTGTGTACAGATTCTATGTTTGTTGCCTTATTTTACTAAGCAGGTGTGGGTTTGGTAACTTCTAACCATATTTTGCTTTGGCTCCTCTGGCCCTTCTAAATTGGTCtacctcaaaaaatatatagagagagaaagagagacagactgACTGAGTCTtggctgtttcccaggctgaagtgcagtggtgagatctctgcagttgccacctcctgggtttgggttcaggtgattctcatgcctcagcttaccccaagtagctgggacctacaagcgcacaccaccgtgcctggataattctcgtttttttttttttttttttttggagacggagtcttgctctgtcgcccaggctggagtgcagtggccggatctcagctcactgcaagctctgcctcccgggttcacgccattctcctgcctcagcctcccgagtggctgggactacaggcgcccgccaccacgcccggctagtttttcgtattttagtagagatggggtttcaccgtgttagccaggatggtctcgatctcctgacctggtgatccgcccgtctcggcctcccaaagtgctgggattacaggcttgagccaccgcgcccggctaattcccgtatttttagtagagacggggtttcagcatgtggccaggctggtcttgaactcctgacctcaggtgatctgcccaccttggcctcccaaagtgctgggattactggtgtaagCCAGCACCTGGCCAGAAACAACTGATTTCTTAACCTATCAGTAAAGTCTTGGTAACATTTCTAGCCTTTATTATTATGGTCTTCCCTCTCCCGGAGATGTTTTGATGGTGAAGGAAAAATGTTCTTCCTAACAGATTCTTCTACATGGTTAAAAAGCTGCCTctgaccacagtttttaaaatacagctaACTGCTGCTTATCCAGCATTTTCTTCATGAGTCATATGGCTGTAGTTTGCTGGTTTAAGCTGGTTTtaaaggagggaggcagaagcTTTTGTCTCCCAAAGAATAGGATTAAAGCAGGACCAGAATGAGCTCAGTAGTTACACAATCATTCAGAGAATGAATCAGAGCTGGAAAGGGGAATTTTGCCTTAGTTTAAGGAATCATATCTACTGTGGCTACAAAGCAACGGTCTGGCCTTGCCGAGTAGTTCATGAACATATCTTTGGTTTTCCAAGGCATTTTTGCTGAATTAGGTCttcaaaaatttttacttttgaaagtAGTCCCTGAGCAGGAGTGGCCTGCTGAAAAAtggttatctttttttgtttgagatggaatctctgtcactcaggctggagggcagtggtgtgatctcagctcactgcagcctccacctcctgggttcaagtgattctcctgcctcagtctcccaagtagctgggacttacaggtgtgtgccaccatgcccggctaattttttttttgtatttttagtagagacacagttttgccatgttggccaggcaggtctcgaactcctgacctcaggtgatcacctgcctcagcctcccaaagtactgggattacaggcgtgagtcactgcgcccagccagttatCTGTCTTGAAGGTTAATCAGTCATTAGGTGTGAATCATTCCTAAACGTCCCATCTGATGTATCATATCctgacattttcctttcttcctcccacaGCGTGAGTGCATCTCcatccatgttggccaggctggtgtccagATTGGCAATGCCTGCTGGGAGCTCTACTGCCTGGAACATGGCATCCAGCCTGATGGCCAGATGCCAAGTGACAAGACCATTGGGGGAGGAGATGATTCCTTCAACACCTTCTTCAGTGAGACGGGCGCTGGCAAGCATGTGCCCCGGGCCGTGTTTGTAGACCTAGAACCTACTGTCATTGGTGAGTTGACCTCAGTAACCCAAGTGAGATCCCAGGGTGCTGGGACAGGAGGTCTGTCCTGGGGGCTCCACTagtcacccactcacccactctTTCCTTCTCCCCTGCTCCTCACCGTCATCTTCTCCAGATGAAGTTCGCACTGGCACCTACCGTCAGCTCTTCCACCCTGAGCAACTCATCACAGGCAAGGAAGATGCTGCCAATAACTATGCCCGAGGGCACTACACCATTGGCAAGGAGATCATTGACCTCGTGTTGGACCGAATTCGCAAGCTGGTAAATATAGTACTTTAAATAAAGTGGGGCAAGAGTTTCTTTTGTGGTTCTGAGACCAAACTACAAAAATCATTCTTTGCAACTGAAATGAGACTATTGGCATTGCAACTAAAATGCAACTGCTCACTAAATTAATTGGATCTCTGAACCAGATGGTCTTGGGTTTATGGGATAACTATGGGGTAGGAGGAAGTGCTCATTAGCCTATTTTGATTCAAGCTGAGACACCCCTTTTGAGGTCATCTTAGTCACACTGAGTGAGTAGGTGGCTGACTTCTATATACAACTAATTGATTAAAGTCACTTAAAAAATCTGGACTGGTTCCTTCATGTCAATAAAGTTCAGAGAACAAGAAGCCAGTGTCACACTGACAAGAAACAGCCAACAGTGGAAACTTCCAGTACAGCTGAAAGTGGAGTCGGGAGCTTCCTTATGAAGTGTGCTGTTTGGATCACTTTAAGAGCCTGGCAATCAGATGACTCTTTGCTCCTTAGGCATGTGGGCAGCTTGTAAGTAATTAACCAGAGATCAAGCATGATGGCCTGGGCAGAGTAACTTGTCAAGAAAATCACATTGTATTAAGCCCAGCCATGACTGCTCCAttctaaaaaaaagaatggcCTCATCATTCATGGCTTCATACTTTCCTCAAATGTTTACGTAGTCTTCCCAGAAAAACTGGACTGATGTTTCCTATGCTTAAAAACTAAGCTTTAGTTACAAGCACTGACTTGGAAATCAGGACCTGCCTTTAGGGACAAATAAACCTAGTAGCTAGTTAGGGTTCTGGAGTGAGGTTTATTGCCTGCCAAAATAATTGCATTTGTCCTTAGCGTTACTGGGTTCACAGGAGGCTTAATGGGTGTAATTGGTAGGTGAGAGTCTGTCTTGTGCATTGATCTCATGTAGTTTATGGACCCACAGGCTATGAGGGAGCCGAGTAGAGATGTTCACAAATCTGAGGCCCATCACTTGGAGAAGCAAGAGTTTACAACAGAATACTTTATTTGGAAGGTCAAAATCATTCCTTCTTAAAGTAGCAATTTGCTAACCGAAATAGCCCAGTTAGGTGGAAGAAATCCCCAACAATCTGAGGTCTCATGGAATTGTGGTTGTGTCACTTTACCCGAAATGAATGGACTTCTTGGTACCTGGTATCATATATTGGGTGCTTActgtgccaagcactatgctaAGTACTTATTTAATTCTCAACCTAAGGTAGAttactattctcttttttttttttttttgagacggagtctcgctctgtagcccaggctggagtgcagtggccggatctcagctcactgcaagctccacctcccgggttcacgccattctccggcctcagcctcccgagtagctgggactacaggcgcccgccacctcgcccggctagttttttttttttttttttttgtatttcttagtagagacggggtttcaccgtgttagccgggatggtctcgatctcctgacctcgtgatccgcccatctcggcctcccaaagtgctgggattacaggcttgagccaccgcgcccggccagattacTATTCTCATTTAATCAGTGGAAAAACTGAGAAATGAATGTGGTCATACAGTAAGGAACTGGTACAGCCAGATCCTGACACAGCCTGACTCCAGTACCAGGGTGTTAGAACTTTGGCTATTCTGTTGTTCCACCTCAGAAAGCAGCTGCCAAATCTTTATAAGACATCCACTGTACTGGGCTGGTGATCCTGGGCCTGCCCCTTAGGAGCGCTCCAACTAAGAAACTGCCCTGTTCTGTGGCCACAGCAAGGGAACCAGAGGCTGCCCTCCCAGTTACCAAAACTTGAGTCGTGTATGCAAGCCTAGACCTTGTGATTCCTCTGCCTGAGGAAATAGTTCATCTTAAAATAGTCTTAGCAGAGGTTTTCTGCTCAAGGACTTGATTGTGAAAAGTTGCTCTGAATCACTTAGCACTtagaagctttttttttgttttgttttgttttgttttgttgtgagaCAGtctactctgtcatccaggctggagtgtagtggcatgatcatcagTCTCGAATGCAtgggctcaaatggtcctcccaccttggactcccaaagtgttgattacaggcgtgagccactgcacctggcccagaagaGTTTTAAAATTGGAATTGGTGTAGCCATAGATTTATAGAAGTCCTCTGCAGGTTTCACCAAATGTCTTGCAACACTAAAATGAAACGTTTTTATTTTGCAGGCTGACCAGTGTACCGGTCTCCAGGGCTTCTTGGTTTTCCACAGCTTTGGTGGGGGAACTGGTTCTGGGTTCACCTCCCTGCTCATGGAACGTCTCTCAGTTGATTATGGCAAGAAGTCCAAGCTGGAGTTCTCCATTTACCCAGCGCCCCAGGTTTCCACAGCTGTAGTTGAGCCCTACAACTCCATCCTCACCACCCACACCACCCTGGAGCACTCTGATTGTGCCTTCATGGTAGACAATGAGGCCATCTATGACATCTGTCGTAGAAACCTCGATATTGAGCGCCCAACCTACACTAACCTTAACCGCCTTATTAGCCAGATTGTGTCCTCCATCACTGCTTCCCTGAGATTTGATGGAGCCCTGAATGTTGACCTGACAGAATTCCAGACCAACCTGGTGCCCTATCCCCGCATCCACTTCCCTCTGGCCACATACGCCCCTGTCATCTCTGCTGAGAAAGCCTACCATGAACAGCTTACTGTAGCAGAGATCACCAATGCTTGCTTTGAGCCAGCCAACCAGATGGTGAAATGTGACCCTCGCCATGGTAAATACATGGCTTGCTGCCTGTTGTACCGTGGTGATGTGGTTCCCAAAGATGTCAATGCTGCCATTGCCACCATCAAGACCAAGCGTACCATCCAGTTTGTGGATTGGTGCCCCACTGGCTTCAAGGTTGGCATCAACTACCAGCCTCCCACTGTGGTGCCTGGTGGAGACCTGGCCAAGGTTCAGAGAGCTGTGTGCATGCTGAGCAACACTACAGCTGTTGCCGAGGCCTGGGCTCGCCTGGACCACAAGTTTGACCTGATGTATGCCAAGCGTGCCTTTGTTCACTGGTATGTGGGTGAGGGGATGGAGGAAGGCGAGTTTTCAGAGGCCCGTGAGGACATGGCTGCCCTTGAGAAGGATTATGAGGAGGTTGGAGCAGATAGTGCTGATGGAGAGGATGAGGGTGAAGAGTATTAACCTGTGTGCTGTACTTTTACACTCCATTGTCTTGGAActgtcttatttttgttctgtaaatgtctattgcCCTAAATTGTTAATAAAAGtgatgtttccattttaaatgtcTAGCTGACTTAAATACTTGATCCAGTTAAAGTTGGATGTATGAGGCTGGTAGATGAACCACCTGACttgagggtcttgctctgttgcccaggctggagtacagtggcatgatcatagctcattgcagccttaagctcctgggctcatgtgattctcctgcctcagcctcctgagtagctggggactacaggtgcataccaccatgcccagctatttttatttcttgtagagatgggttcttgctatgctgcccagggtagtcttgaaccggcttcaagtgatcctcctgcctcaacctctcaaagttttgattataggcatgagccactgcccagcttgttggtttatctgtttttaatttgGGCCTGAAGTGAGTGGTTATAGAATCATTTTGTAAGCAAGGAAACAAGTTCAGATTGAGCCAGTGCTTCTGTAACAAAAATGGATGTGAATCAACAGTAAATACTAAAATGCAGGTTTGGGGTCAACCTGGTGGCTCatgtacttcgggaggccaagttgggtgatCACATGAGCccccggagttcgagaccagcctgggcaacatgatgaaaccccatctctaccaaaaaatttgtgtggtATTAGGGTTAGGGTATagggcacgtgcctatagtcctagctacttgggaggctgaggtgggaggaccacctgagcccaaggaggttgaggctgcagtgagcagtgattgtacgactgcattccagcctgggtaacagggagaCCCCTGACttgcatttaaaaacaaaatgcaggTTCTAAATCTATAGGCCTGAGGTGAGGCTTCAGACATGtcttaattgttttttcttagagatagtctctgttgcccagactgcagtgcaatggcatcatcatagctcaccgcaCCCCCCTGACCTGGgctaagccatcctcccacctcagcctcccaagtagctgggactaaaggtgtgtggcaccatgcctggctgattcttgtattttttttttttttttttttttggtggagatggggtttgccatattgcttaggctggccttgaattcctgggctcaagcagtcctgcctcccaaagtgctgggattacagaagtgggccaccacacctggcccctagatacttttttttaataacctCCCAAATGATGCTGTTGGTCTGATGTGACCACATGTACAGTA comes from the Macaca mulatta isolate MMU2019108-1 chromosome 11, T2T-MMU8v2.0, whole genome shotgun sequence genome and includes:
- the LOC710110 gene encoding tubulin alpha-1C chain isoform X2, coding for MRECISIHVGQAGVQIGNACWELYCLEHGIQPDGQMPSDKTIGGGDDSFNTFFSETGAGKHVPRAVFVDLEPTVIDEVRTGTYRQLFHPEQLITGKEDAANNYARGHYTIGKEIIDLVLDRIRKLADQCTGLQGFLVFHSFGGGTGSGFTSLLMERLSVDYGKKSKLEFSIYPAPQVSTAVVEPYNSILTTHTTLEHSDCAFMVDNEAIYDICRRNLDIERPTYTNLNRLISQIVSSITASLRFDGALNVDLTEFQTNLVPYPRIHFPLATYAPVISAEKAYHEQLTVAEITNACFEPANQMVKCDPRHGKYMACCLLYRGDVVPKDVNAAIATIKTKRTIQFVDWCPTGFKVGINYQPPTVVPGGDLAKVQRAVCMLSNTTAVAEAWARLDHKFDLMYAKRAFVHWYVGEGMEEGEFSEAREDMAALEKDYEEVGADSADGEDEGEEY
- the LOC710110 gene encoding tubulin alpha-1C chain isoform X1: MTRTLQLPTPFNTCTFSQSRGEPGCDSKRECISIHVGQAGVQIGNACWELYCLEHGIQPDGQMPSDKTIGGGDDSFNTFFSETGAGKHVPRAVFVDLEPTVIDEVRTGTYRQLFHPEQLITGKEDAANNYARGHYTIGKEIIDLVLDRIRKLADQCTGLQGFLVFHSFGGGTGSGFTSLLMERLSVDYGKKSKLEFSIYPAPQVSTAVVEPYNSILTTHTTLEHSDCAFMVDNEAIYDICRRNLDIERPTYTNLNRLISQIVSSITASLRFDGALNVDLTEFQTNLVPYPRIHFPLATYAPVISAEKAYHEQLTVAEITNACFEPANQMVKCDPRHGKYMACCLLYRGDVVPKDVNAAIATIKTKRTIQFVDWCPTGFKVGINYQPPTVVPGGDLAKVQRAVCMLSNTTAVAEAWARLDHKFDLMYAKRAFVHWYVGEGMEEGEFSEAREDMAALEKDYEEVGADSADGEDEGEEY